The proteins below are encoded in one region of Silene latifolia isolate original U9 population chromosome 2, ASM4854445v1, whole genome shotgun sequence:
- the LOC141629313 gene encoding 1-Cys peroxiredoxin, with protein MPGITIGDKVPNLQVETTHGKFMLHDYISDTWTILFSHPGDFTPVCTTELGMMAKYADEFSKRGVKLLGLSCDDLESHEEWIKDVEAFSGGHKVKYPIIADPNREIIKQLNMVDPDEKGSNGEPLPSRALHIIGPDKLVKLSFLYPATTGRNMEEVVRVLESLQKAAKYKVATPVNWKPGEEVVISPSVSDDQAKKMFPQGYHTADLPSKKGYLRFTQV; from the exons ATGCCAGGAATAACAATAGGAGATAAAGTGCCTAACCTTCAAGTTGAGACCACCCATGGCAAATTTATGCTTCATGACTATATTTCGGATACTTGGACCATCCTCTTCTCTCATCCAG GTGATTTTACACCAGTTTGTACGACTGAGCTTGGAATGATGGCAAAGTACGCCGACGAGTTCTCAAAAAGAGGTGTTAAGCTTTTGGGGCTTTCTTGTGACGATCTTGAATCTCATGAAGAATGGATAAAGGACGTGGAGGCTTTTTCTGGAGGACACAAGGTGAAGTACCCAATAATAGCAGATCCAAATAGGGAAATAATAAAGCAGCTGAATATGGTGGATCCTGATGAAAAGGGTTCCAACGGAGAGCCACTCCCGTCTCGTGCCTTGCACATCATAGGCCCTGATAAACTG GTGAAGCTGAGTTTCTTATATCCAGCAACAACAGGACGGAACATGGAAGAAGTAGTAAGGGTGCTCGAATCCCTACAGAAAGCTGCCAAGTACAAGGTGGCAACTCCTGTCAACTGGAAACCCGGGGAAGAGGTAGTCATATCTCCGAGCGTTAGTGATGATCAAGCCAAGAAGATGTTTCCTCAAGGATATCATACTGCTGATCTTCCTTCCAAAAAGGGTTACCTTCGCTTTACTCAAGTCTAA